One genomic segment of Candidatus Berkiella aquae includes these proteins:
- the lpxA gene encoding acyl-ACP--UDP-N-acetylglucosamine O-acyltransferase, with amino-acid sequence MISDKAIIDKSAKIAANVEISPFSIIGADVEIGEGTWIGPHTVINGPTKIGRNNKIFQFSSIGEDPQDKKYAGEPTRLEVGDNNTFRECTTVSRGTTSGGGLTKIGNDNLFMAYVHIAHDCHVGNFTTFSNNASLAGHVTVDDHANLGGFVGVHQFCNIGSHCFCAGGSIIVKDVLPFITVSGHPAETYGLNVEGLKRRGFTPDDLTVLKRAYKILYRQGLTLEEAVHKIEAMIPECRHIQVIVDFIKKSKRGIAR; translated from the coding sequence GTGATCTCGGATAAAGCAATTATCGATAAGAGTGCAAAAATCGCTGCGAACGTCGAAATTTCTCCTTTTTCCATTATCGGAGCTGATGTGGAGATAGGCGAAGGAACTTGGATAGGCCCTCACACAGTTATCAATGGCCCGACCAAGATTGGTCGCAACAATAAAATATTTCAATTTTCATCGATTGGAGAAGATCCGCAAGATAAAAAATACGCGGGCGAGCCCACTCGATTGGAAGTCGGAGATAACAATACCTTTCGCGAATGTACGACGGTTTCAAGAGGAACGACCTCTGGAGGCGGGCTTACTAAAATTGGTAATGACAACTTATTCATGGCTTATGTACACATAGCGCATGATTGTCATGTTGGAAACTTTACAACGTTTTCTAATAATGCATCATTAGCAGGCCATGTTACGGTTGATGATCATGCCAATTTAGGTGGTTTTGTTGGCGTTCATCAATTTTGCAATATTGGCAGTCACTGCTTTTGTGCAGGTGGCAGTATTATCGTCAAAGACGTTTTACCCTTTATTACGGTTTCAGGACATCCTGCAGAAACCTATGGATTAAATGTTGAAGGGTTAAAAAGACGCGGCTTTACGCCAGATGATCTAACCGTGTTAAAACGTGCTTATAAGATTTTGTATCGACAAGGTCTAACGCTGGAAGAAGCGGTACATAAAATTGAAGCAATGATTCCTGAATGCAGACATATTCAAGTTATTGTTGATTTTATTAAGAAATCTAAGCGCGGCATAGCTCGCTAA
- the fabZ gene encoding 3-hydroxyacyl-ACP dehydratase FabZ, which translates to MILESRVLNIHELIKMLPHRYPFLMIDKVLEYTEESLVGVKNVTMNEPCFMGHFPENPVMPGVLITEALAQAGAILAYLKTGSSPKEHLFFLAGIDNAKFKQMVIPGDQLILDVQIVGNKGNFWKIHGEAKVDGKLVCSVDILSAMRKLASDLG; encoded by the coding sequence GTGATATTGGAAAGTAGAGTACTCAATATCCATGAACTGATTAAAATGTTACCGCATCGTTATCCTTTTTTAATGATTGATAAGGTGCTTGAGTATACAGAAGAGTCGCTTGTGGGCGTAAAGAATGTCACCATGAATGAACCTTGTTTCATGGGACATTTTCCAGAAAACCCTGTTATGCCAGGGGTGTTAATTACAGAAGCATTAGCGCAAGCAGGTGCTATTTTAGCTTACCTTAAAACAGGTAGTAGCCCAAAAGAACACTTATTTTTCCTTGCAGGAATTGATAACGCTAAATTTAAGCAAATGGTCATTCCAGGAGATCAATTAATCTTGGATGTGCAAATAGTGGGAAACAAAGGAAACTTTTGGAAGATCCATGGTGAAGCAAAAGTTGATGGAAAACTTGTTTGCTCGGTAGATATTTTAAGCGCAATGAGGAAGTTGGCCAGTGATCTCGGATAA
- a CDS encoding branched-chain amino acid transport system II carrier protein, whose translation MRLSSLAIIWSTGIAIFSMFFGSGNVVFPLLLGAQTGNQITWALLGLTITAVGAPLLGLLGSVLFEGDCKRFFYRIGQLPGYLAVMLILALLGPIGVMPRCFIVAYGAVKPYLPDLSLFIFSLIAGLVTLVLIARRNLILPVLGYFLSPVLLLSLVVIMITGIAKGGPMVSEPYSSFMAIKEGIVVGYNTMDLLASIIFSVSIWLLLQEKLSIKDDKDIKTKLIPTYVWASIVGGGLLGLVYVGLSFSAALHSAALQNTAPEQVLATLAIHLLGSKLAMVANIAIVLACLTTVMSLAVAVVDVIHVEVMNTSLGKKLSYSYGWMMFITMVITVIFTNLGFAAIMAFLNPIMSVCYPAIIVLTVCNILYKLYGFPYVKMPVYSTFVATLLYKGFTMG comes from the coding sequence ATGAGATTATCTTCTCTGGCAATCATTTGGTCGACAGGCATTGCAATCTTCTCCATGTTTTTTGGTTCCGGCAACGTTGTCTTTCCTTTGTTATTGGGCGCGCAGACGGGTAATCAGATCACTTGGGCATTATTGGGACTCACTATCACGGCTGTCGGCGCACCATTGCTTGGTTTATTAGGTAGTGTGTTATTTGAAGGTGATTGCAAACGATTTTTTTATCGAATTGGCCAATTGCCGGGATATTTGGCTGTCATGTTAATTTTAGCGTTACTTGGACCGATAGGGGTGATGCCTCGCTGTTTTATCGTCGCTTATGGTGCTGTTAAACCATATCTACCGGATTTGAGTCTTTTCATATTTAGTCTTATTGCAGGTTTGGTGACATTGGTTTTGATTGCCAGAAGAAATCTTATTTTACCTGTTTTAGGCTATTTTTTAAGCCCGGTTTTGTTATTAAGCTTGGTCGTCATTATGATTACCGGGATTGCCAAAGGGGGACCGATGGTCTCTGAACCTTATTCATCCTTCATGGCAATCAAAGAGGGGATAGTTGTTGGCTATAATACAATGGATTTATTAGCCTCCATTATTTTTTCTGTCAGCATTTGGCTTTTATTACAAGAAAAACTCAGTATTAAAGATGATAAAGATATCAAAACAAAATTAATTCCTACCTATGTATGGGCAAGTATCGTCGGGGGCGGTTTGCTCGGATTGGTTTATGTTGGATTAAGTTTCAGTGCTGCACTTCATTCAGCCGCGTTACAAAATACAGCACCTGAACAAGTGCTCGCAACCTTGGCAATACATCTTTTAGGTTCTAAATTAGCCATGGTCGCAAATATTGCGATTGTCCTTGCATGTTTAACGACGGTGATGAGCTTAGCGGTGGCTGTTGTCGATGTTATTCATGTCGAAGTGATGAATACATCCTTAGGTAAAAAATTATCTTACAGCTATGGTTGGATGATGTTTATTACCATGGTAATAACTGTTATCTTTACTAACTTAGGATTTGCAGCAATTATGGCATTTTTAAATCCTATTATGTCGGTCTGCTATCCTGCGATCATCGTTTTAACAGTCTGTAATATTCTCTATAAGTTGTATGGGTTTCCTTATGTTAAAATGCCAGTTTATTCTACGTTTGTTGCTACCTTATTATATAAAGGGTTCACGATGGGTTAA
- the rnhB gene encoding ribonuclease HII, translating into MTIIAGVDEVGRGPLAGPVLAAAVILNNRKPIEGLRDSKKLTDKKREELAHLIKQQARCWAIGIASVPEIDSVNILNASLLAMKRAIENLSLTPKLALIDGNRCPNLIIKSEAIIGGDDLIAEISAASIIAKVARDKIMSYFDKSYPDFGFGQHKGYGTQKHLLALQKHGVTPLHRKSFAPVKALCLEVG; encoded by the coding sequence ATGACAATCATTGCAGGTGTTGATGAAGTCGGTCGGGGTCCGTTAGCAGGACCCGTATTAGCGGCGGCAGTGATTCTGAATAACCGCAAACCGATTGAAGGGTTACGCGACTCTAAAAAACTGACCGATAAAAAGCGTGAAGAGCTTGCTCATCTCATTAAGCAACAAGCTAGATGTTGGGCTATTGGTATTGCAAGTGTTCCTGAGATTGATAGCGTCAATATTTTAAATGCGTCATTGTTAGCAATGAAAAGAGCAATAGAAAATTTAAGTCTTACGCCAAAACTGGCATTGATTGATGGAAATCGTTGCCCTAACCTTATTATCAAAAGTGAAGCCATTATAGGTGGAGATGATCTCATTGCTGAAATCAGCGCAGCGTCTATCATTGCAAAGGTTGCGCGGGATAAAATTATGAGTTATTTCGATAAATCCTATCCAGATTTTGGGTTCGGTCAGCACAAAGGTTATGGCACACAAAAGCATTTATTAGCTTTACAAAAGCATGGTGTAACACCATTACATCGAAAAAGTTTTGCCCCCGTTAAGGCGCTTTGCTTAGAAGTGGGTTAA
- a CDS encoding phospholipase effector Tle1 domain-containing protein, with protein sequence MKNFRIAVMLNGAEGIDYFEKLSNLKQIESGLQSNQNQSILYYNLKTINESRPFLFRLAMHFSGHSYAFFLDSVLEQVIRRIRSAITSNDLSRDGTVDISLFGFSEGASLARHFGMEFIKKRLIDNMPNELKKYGIKVRLDAEYLLDSVQLSTPVTVSILSPFSLRNYYPRGYYRLDIPQETKAYHAVALDDVHSVNRPALLDIVAGKTEEVWFAGDHLGVGGGHMIPYANVPTVSDDPLQYIVQRASQNGLEFKQSFIDKLEAQKRCNIVSAVHNQSRHDIPVKLREARKVIVKTAEGISAELPLVHESVVDRMNRQNYFPIGLMPFQAMKLVKRNGTLGTVRITAASEAVEVQNKQPKKSVKSNRESPKGSKILPDAKMNGATKLIRGSLSRCFTPRYDKKRLSDGKTHHSQQSSVSILKMQTVSRRKKNIK encoded by the coding sequence ATGAAGAATTTCCGTATTGCGGTTATGTTAAATGGTGCTGAGGGTATTGACTATTTTGAAAAGTTGAGCAACCTAAAACAGATTGAATCAGGTTTACAATCAAATCAAAATCAATCAATCCTTTATTATAATTTAAAAACGATTAATGAATCTCGTCCTTTTTTATTTCGCTTGGCGATGCATTTTTCAGGGCATAGCTATGCTTTCTTTTTAGATTCTGTTTTGGAGCAAGTGATTCGTCGCATTCGCTCCGCGATCACCAGTAATGATCTTAGTCGAGATGGCACGGTTGATATTTCTTTATTTGGTTTTAGTGAAGGTGCTTCTTTAGCAAGACATTTTGGAATGGAATTTATTAAAAAACGCCTTATTGATAACATGCCCAATGAATTAAAAAAATATGGCATTAAAGTAAGATTAGATGCGGAATACTTATTAGATAGCGTGCAGTTATCAACCCCAGTGACCGTTTCAATTTTATCTCCTTTTTCATTGAGGAATTATTACCCTCGTGGCTATTATCGTTTAGATATCCCACAAGAAACAAAAGCTTATCATGCGGTAGCTTTAGATGATGTACATAGTGTCAATCGACCAGCGCTACTGGATATAGTGGCAGGAAAAACAGAAGAAGTTTGGTTTGCAGGTGACCATTTAGGGGTGGGGGGTGGTCATATGATCCCTTATGCGAATGTTCCCACTGTCTCTGATGATCCTTTGCAATATATTGTGCAGCGTGCAAGCCAAAATGGTTTGGAATTTAAACAAAGCTTTATTGACAAACTTGAAGCACAGAAAAGATGTAATATTGTCAGCGCAGTACATAATCAAAGTCGACATGACATTCCTGTTAAACTCCGCGAAGCAAGAAAAGTCATTGTTAAAACAGCAGAGGGTATATCTGCCGAATTACCGTTAGTGCATGAAAGCGTTGTTGATAGAATGAATCGACAAAACTACTTTCCAATTGGTTTGATGCCATTTCAGGCAATGAAATTGGTTAAACGCAATGGTACGTTAGGAACAGTGCGTATTACAGCCGCAAGCGAAGCGGTTGAAGTTCAAAATAAGCAACCGAAAAAGAGTGTAAAATCCAATCGAGAATCGCCTAAAGGATCCAAAATATTACCTGATGCGAAAATGAATGGGGCGACAAAGCTAATAAGAGGCAGTTTATCCCGATGTTTTACACCAAGGTATGACAAAAAACGTCTTTCTGATGGCAAAACACATCACTCTCAGCAATCCAGTGTCTCGATCCTGAAAATGCAAACAGTGTCGCGCAGAAAAAAAAATATTAAGTAA
- a CDS encoding glycosyltransferase family 2 protein encodes MTQEQTQKILIATPCYNGVCHAGYTLSLLKTLTYFQTVQTVKFAHKFVLYESLVPRARNHFIAFAMADPQITHVLFIDSDMKWEPTDIQKLLAANKPIIGATFPKKQYYWDKLRTPAVRDIVMDDTLSPEAFREKIKANLVEYAINFGPSREARGGLIEVEHIATAFMLISRQAVEQLHRAFPELKIQNPGNDLPEEVKKQLYCLFELSVGKNGEYYSEDYSFCRRYKSIGGHIYADLSINLVHQGQEDYEGNFMALGGLQKQPKA; translated from the coding sequence ATGACACAGGAGCAAACCCAGAAGATATTAATTGCAACGCCCTGTTACAATGGGGTTTGTCATGCAGGCTATACGCTTTCTTTATTAAAAACCTTGACGTATTTTCAAACAGTGCAAACGGTCAAATTTGCACATAAGTTTGTTCTTTATGAAAGTCTGGTTCCTAGGGCAAGAAATCACTTTATTGCCTTTGCAATGGCTGATCCCCAAATTACGCATGTTTTATTTATTGATTCTGATATGAAGTGGGAACCCACCGATATTCAAAAACTCCTTGCTGCGAATAAGCCGATTATTGGTGCAACGTTTCCTAAAAAGCAGTATTATTGGGATAAACTTCGTACGCCTGCTGTGCGCGATATTGTCATGGATGATACGCTTTCACCAGAAGCTTTTCGGGAAAAAATAAAAGCGAATCTCGTTGAATACGCAATTAATTTTGGCCCTTCACGTGAAGCGCGAGGTGGATTAATTGAAGTTGAGCATATTGCAACTGCATTTATGTTGATTTCACGTCAGGCTGTTGAACAGCTGCACCGAGCGTTTCCAGAATTAAAAATACAAAATCCTGGCAATGACTTACCTGAGGAAGTTAAAAAACAGTTGTATTGTTTATTCGAATTAAGTGTGGGAAAAAACGGTGAATATTACTCAGAAGATTACAGCTTCTGCCGTCGTTATAAAAGCATTGGTGGGCATATTTATGCGGATTTAAGTATTAATTTGGTTCATCAAGGACAAGAAGATTACGAGGGTAATTTTATGGCTTTAGGTGGGCTGCAGAAACAGCCTAAAGCATAA
- the lpxB gene encoding lipid-A-disaccharide synthase codes for MEAKEESFRFGLVAGEESGDILGADLILALKKIYPQATFIGIGGARMIAAGMESLYPLERLSVMGFIEPLKRLPELLKIRSHLKKYFIQQPPAVFIGIDAPDFNLSLEHSLKKQGIRTVHYVSPTVWAWRKGRIHKIKKAINRMLCLFPFETQIYQTHLVPNTCVGHPLADVIPLHFSQAQARSQLDLAQDKKIVALLPGSRRQELVYLAKDFIETARWLKKKITDIEFISPSANENTQAQFQEYLQAYDDITIKLYQGNARTVMAAADVVLTVSGTASLEAMLVKRPTIVAYKMSKWGFALAKRLIKVPYIALPNLLAGKLLMKEFIQDEVKPAAMGSAILEYLQNPELSKEVSQHFLTLHQSLRKNAGLTAANAIVDVIKENR; via the coding sequence ATGGAGGCTAAAGAGGAAAGTTTCCGCTTTGGATTGGTCGCTGGTGAAGAATCAGGTGACATCTTAGGCGCAGATTTAATCTTAGCCTTAAAAAAAATATATCCCCAAGCTACGTTTATTGGCATTGGTGGTGCGCGTATGATTGCAGCAGGAATGGAAAGTCTTTATCCACTTGAAAGACTCTCGGTCATGGGCTTTATTGAGCCCCTGAAGAGACTTCCTGAGCTGCTTAAAATAAGAAGCCATTTAAAGAAATATTTCATACAACAACCACCTGCTGTCTTTATTGGCATTGACGCTCCTGATTTTAATTTGTCGCTTGAGCATTCTCTAAAAAAACAGGGTATTCGCACTGTACATTACGTAAGCCCAACCGTATGGGCATGGCGCAAAGGAAGAATTCATAAGATTAAAAAAGCGATTAATCGAATGCTATGTCTATTTCCCTTTGAAACCCAAATTTATCAAACTCATTTGGTGCCCAATACTTGTGTGGGGCATCCATTGGCCGATGTTATACCGTTGCATTTTTCGCAAGCGCAAGCACGCAGTCAGCTTGATTTAGCACAGGATAAGAAAATAGTTGCACTATTACCGGGTAGTCGCCGTCAAGAACTTGTCTATTTAGCTAAAGATTTTATCGAAACAGCCAGGTGGTTAAAAAAGAAAATTACTGATATTGAATTTATTTCCCCTAGTGCTAACGAGAACACGCAAGCACAATTTCAAGAATATCTACAAGCTTATGACGATATTACCATCAAATTATACCAAGGAAATGCGCGTACTGTGATGGCAGCGGCTGATGTGGTATTAACTGTATCGGGCACAGCTTCACTAGAAGCAATGCTGGTAAAAAGACCCACGATTGTTGCTTATAAAATGTCGAAATGGGGTTTTGCCCTAGCCAAAAGATTGATCAAAGTACCTTATATTGCATTACCCAATTTGCTCGCAGGCAAATTACTGATGAAAGAATTTATTCAGGATGAGGTTAAGCCAGCGGCAATGGGAAGTGCTATTTTAGAATATTTACAAAACCCTGAGCTTTCAAAAGAAGTGAGTCAGCATTTTTTGACCCTTCATCAATCTCTCAGAAAAAACGCAGGGTTAACTGCTGCTAATGCTATTGTAGATGTAATCAAGGAAAACAGATGA
- a CDS encoding cupredoxin domain-containing protein, translating to MANQANAVNPSLIDLRVNDTTELRFTTGVDYLLVIDNDNPHGTSWYFGEFAQSILTQYLQGAANVTQDSLTVPSNAKVLWLFSPHQPGEFDYYAINGSSSQKGARGKIIITLAESAVTENLPAEEQPTNDQEKTPPVIEKRRLLKGGRRD from the coding sequence ATGGCTAATCAGGCCAATGCTGTGAATCCGAGTTTGATTGATTTGCGAGTTAATGACACCACTGAATTACGTTTTACAACGGGCGTTGACTACTTATTAGTCATTGATAATGACAATCCTCATGGCACGAGTTGGTATTTTGGAGAGTTTGCACAAAGCATCTTAACGCAATATCTGCAAGGTGCAGCCAATGTCACTCAAGATAGTTTGACGGTTCCTTCTAATGCCAAAGTTCTTTGGCTATTTTCTCCCCATCAGCCAGGTGAATTTGATTATTATGCAATCAATGGCAGCAGTAGCCAAAAAGGAGCAAGAGGAAAAATCATTATTACCTTAGCTGAATCTGCTGTTACCGAAAACTTACCGGCAGAAGAACAACCAACAAATGACCAAGAAAAAACGCCTCCCGTCATAGAGAAGCGTCGTTTATTAAAAGGTGGTCGTCGCGACTAA
- the dnaE gene encoding DNA polymerase III subunit alpha, protein MMTSFVHLSLHSEYSIVDSIVQIPELCAKAKAYGMPAVAVTDVANLFCMVKFYKGCLQQGIKPIVGAEIAIENEEQPNEYYKLILLCQNMQGYWNLTRLISLTYQEGERLSVPLAKKQWIIEHADGLIALSGAKAGDIGQAILQNSLFKANAFLNDWMKAFPGRFYLEIQRTNRANEQIYEKHVLALAEQHQCPIVATNDVVFLAADDVEAHTARVCIQEGTTLEQSAQSNRYSNEQYFKSPEEMTALFADLPQAIENTINIAKRCSLALTLDKTVLPSFPVPEEMSEESYLEKASVDGLHQRLVQIFALKQIPEDQQAQMTQTYLERLHLELRVINSMGFPGYFLIVSDFIQWAKLNHIPVGPGRGSGAGSLVAYALAITDLDPIEYELLFERFLNPERVSMPDFDIDFCMDNRDRVIEYVAKRYGRHNVSQIATFGTMAAKAVIRDVGRVLGHPYGFVDKIAKLIPFEIGMTLEKALAQEQTLQKRYQEEEEVKTLIDLASKLEGTTRNVGKHAGGVVIAPSALTDFAPLYCEKNSNQVVIQFDKDDVETIGLIKFDFLGLRTLTVIDWAIKNANAILQARGEPNVDIQSIRLDDAMTFDLLKRCATTAVFQLESRGMKELIKRLQPDQFEEIIALVALFRPGPLQSGMVDDFINRKHKRQKVEYPHPAIEPILKPTYGVILYQEQVMQIAQTLAGYTLGGADLLRRAMGKKKPEEMAQQRTIFTEGSVANGVDEKTATYIFDLMEKFAGYGFNKSHSAAYALVSYQTAWLKAHYPSAFMAAVLSADMSHTDKIVTLIEECKHCQLKVLPPHINESFYAFTVNFQNEIVYGLGAIKGVGEAAILHILEVREQGAFKNIFELCERVDNKKVNKRVLEALIKSGAFDCFLQERSLMMAILDAAMLQAVQQAKNNTHGQHDLFQHIEETKEINIPTNINPWTQEEKLQAENESLGMYFSGHPILLVQDELQKFGVSKFSKVVINKKEQKSLIAGIVLSIKTMQTKNGERMAIIGFDEGDERFEVAIFPQTYQTCRDLLVKDQLLIIEGNITVDPASGSRKIRAQNLYGLDAAREMYAKAIIVKISNDVKENSLEMLKECLTFYERGNCPIYVEYQNQNAKVKIKLGQQWNVKPSQELVLHINTALEAQAATIAY, encoded by the coding sequence ATCATGACATCGTTCGTCCATCTTAGTTTGCATAGCGAATATTCGATTGTCGATAGTATCGTACAAATCCCGGAATTGTGTGCAAAAGCAAAAGCATATGGCATGCCAGCGGTTGCTGTCACCGATGTCGCGAATTTGTTTTGCATGGTTAAATTCTATAAAGGTTGTTTGCAGCAGGGCATTAAGCCTATTGTCGGCGCTGAAATTGCTATTGAAAATGAGGAACAACCAAACGAATATTATAAACTGATATTGCTCTGTCAAAATATGCAAGGGTATTGGAACCTAACTCGCTTGATTAGCTTAACCTATCAAGAAGGAGAAAGGCTTTCTGTGCCATTAGCCAAAAAGCAGTGGATTATTGAGCATGCAGACGGCTTAATCGCTTTATCAGGTGCTAAAGCCGGTGATATTGGTCAAGCCATACTGCAAAATTCTCTTTTTAAAGCAAATGCTTTTTTAAATGATTGGATGAAAGCATTTCCGGGTCGTTTTTATCTTGAAATACAACGAACCAATCGTGCAAATGAACAAATTTACGAAAAACATGTTTTAGCCTTAGCAGAACAACATCAATGCCCGATTGTGGCAACCAATGATGTGGTTTTTCTTGCAGCAGATGATGTTGAAGCTCACACGGCGCGTGTCTGTATTCAAGAAGGTACGACTTTAGAGCAATCAGCACAATCCAATCGCTATTCTAACGAACAGTATTTTAAATCGCCCGAAGAAATGACGGCATTATTCGCTGATTTGCCACAAGCGATCGAAAATACGATTAATATTGCTAAACGTTGTTCTTTAGCACTGACACTAGATAAGACCGTTTTACCCTCATTTCCGGTGCCCGAGGAGATGTCAGAGGAATCTTATTTAGAAAAGGCATCCGTAGATGGTTTGCATCAACGTTTAGTGCAAATATTTGCCTTAAAACAAATCCCAGAAGATCAGCAAGCGCAAATGACGCAAACCTATTTGGAGCGATTGCACCTTGAATTGCGAGTGATTAACTCCATGGGATTTCCAGGCTATTTTTTAATTGTCTCTGATTTTATTCAATGGGCAAAATTAAATCATATCCCCGTTGGACCAGGACGAGGTTCGGGCGCGGGTTCTTTAGTGGCGTATGCCTTAGCAATCACTGATTTGGATCCTATTGAGTATGAGTTGCTATTTGAGAGATTCTTAAATCCAGAACGGGTCTCGATGCCTGACTTTGATATCGATTTCTGCATGGATAATCGCGATCGCGTTATTGAGTACGTTGCTAAGCGCTATGGACGCCATAATGTGTCTCAGATTGCCACATTTGGCACGATGGCAGCAAAAGCGGTTATACGAGATGTTGGACGGGTTTTGGGTCATCCCTATGGATTCGTTGATAAAATTGCCAAGTTAATTCCCTTTGAAATTGGCATGACCTTGGAAAAAGCCCTAGCTCAAGAGCAAACCTTACAAAAACGCTATCAAGAAGAGGAAGAAGTAAAAACCTTAATTGATCTTGCTAGCAAGTTAGAGGGAACAACCCGAAATGTCGGTAAACATGCGGGCGGGGTCGTCATTGCACCGTCGGCGTTAACCGATTTTGCCCCCCTTTATTGTGAAAAAAACAGCAATCAAGTTGTTATTCAATTTGACAAAGATGACGTTGAAACCATTGGTTTGATTAAATTTGACTTTTTAGGCCTGCGAACTTTAACAGTCATTGATTGGGCGATAAAAAATGCCAATGCAATTTTACAAGCACGTGGCGAACCAAATGTTGATATTCAATCGATAAGACTCGATGATGCAATGACTTTTGATTTATTGAAGCGCTGTGCAACGACAGCCGTTTTTCAGTTAGAGTCAAGAGGCATGAAAGAATTGATCAAACGGTTGCAGCCTGATCAATTTGAAGAAATTATCGCTTTGGTTGCGTTATTTAGACCAGGTCCTTTGCAATCAGGGATGGTTGATGACTTCATTAACCGTAAACATAAACGCCAGAAGGTAGAGTACCCACATCCTGCCATTGAACCCATATTGAAACCAACCTACGGTGTTATTTTATATCAAGAACAGGTAATGCAAATTGCTCAGACGTTAGCGGGCTATACGCTAGGGGGTGCTGATTTACTGAGAAGAGCAATGGGTAAAAAGAAACCTGAAGAAATGGCGCAGCAACGGACCATTTTTACAGAAGGTTCTGTGGCAAATGGTGTTGATGAAAAAACAGCTACCTATATTTTCGATTTAATGGAAAAATTTGCAGGTTACGGTTTCAACAAATCTCACTCCGCAGCGTATGCTCTAGTCTCCTATCAAACAGCGTGGCTTAAAGCACATTACCCTAGTGCATTTATGGCGGCAGTGCTTTCTGCAGATATGAGCCATACGGATAAGATTGTCACATTAATTGAAGAATGTAAGCATTGTCAGCTTAAAGTATTACCCCCTCATATTAATGAAAGTTTTTACGCATTTACGGTCAATTTCCAAAATGAAATTGTTTATGGGCTTGGAGCCATAAAAGGGGTTGGGGAAGCTGCTATTTTGCATATTCTTGAAGTAAGAGAGCAAGGCGCTTTCAAAAACATATTTGAACTTTGTGAACGCGTTGATAATAAAAAGGTGAATAAACGCGTTTTAGAAGCGCTTATCAAATCGGGTGCTTTTGACTGTTTCTTGCAAGAACGTTCTTTAATGATGGCAATATTAGATGCTGCAATGTTGCAAGCTGTTCAACAAGCAAAGAATAATACTCATGGCCAGCATGATTTATTCCAACATATCGAAGAGACAAAAGAGATAAATATTCCAACCAATATTAATCCTTGGACTCAAGAAGAGAAATTACAAGCTGAGAATGAATCGTTAGGCATGTATTTCTCTGGTCATCCTATATTATTGGTTCAAGATGAATTACAAAAATTTGGTGTGTCCAAATTTAGTAAGGTCGTCATCAATAAGAAGGAACAAAAATCGCTTATAGCAGGTATTGTTTTGTCGATTAAAACAATGCAAACCAAAAATGGTGAAAGAATGGCCATCATTGGTTTTGATGAAGGCGATGAACGATTTGAGGTGGCAATTTTTCCTCAAACCTATCAAACATGCAGAGATTTATTAGTAAAAGATCAACTCTTAATCATTGAAGGCAACATCACCGTGGATCCAGCGAGTGGGTCACGTAAGATCCGTGCTCAAAATCTTTATGGATTAGATGCTGCAAGAGAAATGTATGCAAAGGCAATTATTGTTAAGATTTCGAATGATGTTAAGGAAAACAGTTTGGAAATGTTGAAAGAATGTTTAACATTTTATGAACGCGGTAATTGCCCTATTTATGTTGAATATCAAAATCAAAATGCAAAAGTAAAAATTAAATTAGGCCAGCAATGGAATGTGAAACCTTCTCAGGAACTTGTCTTGCATATTAATACGGCATTAGAGGCACAAGCTGCAACGATTGCATATTAA